In Thermococcus sp., the following proteins share a genomic window:
- a CDS encoding TIGR00288 family NYN domain-containing protein: MKETLIKVLKREKEEHEETHGKSIGLIIDGPNILRKELGIKLEDIIEALERIGRIRVAKVVLNQYAPQGLIEAVVNQGLEPVIVAGDTDVRIAIEAMELIYNSEVDVIALATRDADFLPIIQEAKRRGKETIVIGTEPGFSVALQNAADYVIKMVGKKE, encoded by the coding sequence ATGAAGGAGACGCTAATCAAGGTTCTGAAGCGTGAGAAAGAAGAACATGAGGAGACCCATGGGAAGAGTATCGGGCTCATAATTGACGGCCCAAACATCCTCCGAAAGGAGCTCGGCATAAAACTTGAGGACATCATTGAGGCACTCGAACGAATCGGCCGAATAAGGGTGGCGAAGGTCGTGCTCAACCAGTACGCACCGCAGGGGCTTATAGAGGCAGTCGTTAACCAAGGACTTGAACCTGTAATTGTTGCTGGCGATACCGATGTGAGAATAGCCATTGAGGCGATGGAGCTGATTTACAACTCTGAAGTTGATGTCATAGCGTTGGCCACGCGCGACGCCGATTTCCTGCCTATAATCCAAGAAGCTAAGAGGAGGGGGAAGGAAACGATAGTCATAGGAACAGAACCTGGCTTTTCTGTAGCGTTGCAGAACGCAGCGGACTACGTCATCAAAATGGTAGGCAAGAAGGAGTAA
- a CDS encoding TIGR00288 family NYN domain-containing protein, whose protein sequence is MPGGSWEKIISMTKDGIRSIGIIKRNSRRGKRIALLIDGPNILRKEFGIKLEDIVEVLENLGDIRVAKVVLNQYAPQGLIEAVSNQGFEAIVVSGETGVKLAVEAMREIYNPNIDVIAIATRNAEFLPVILKAKEKGKETIVIGIEPGFSVALKHAADYAIILQSKNERGNEG, encoded by the coding sequence ATGCCAGGGGGAAGCTGGGAGAAGATAATCTCGATGACGAAGGACGGAATTCGAAGTATCGGAATTATCAAACGGAATTCTCGGCGCGGGAAGAGAATTGCACTTCTCATAGATGGTCCGAACATTCTTCGCAAAGAGTTTGGGATAAAGCTTGAGGACATCGTCGAGGTGCTTGAGAATCTTGGAGACATTCGGGTCGCTAAGGTCGTTCTGAACCAATACGCGCCACAGGGTCTTATTGAGGCCGTTTCAAATCAGGGGTTTGAGGCCATTGTCGTTTCCGGTGAGACAGGAGTCAAGCTCGCCGTAGAGGCCATGCGCGAAATTTACAATCCAAACATAGACGTTATAGCCATAGCGACCAGGAACGCAGAGTTCCTTCCGGTCATCCTCAAGGCAAAGGAAAAGGGGAAAGAAACGATAGTCATAGGAATCGAGCCAGGCTTCTCCGTTGCACTGAAGCACGCCGCGGATTATGCTATAATACTGCAGTCAAAGAACGAGAGGGGGAACGAGGGATGA
- a CDS encoding tRNA(Met) cytidine acetyltransferase TmcA: protein MTVKVRFDKEVRDYAKGEKVKDSILKLTETALAQALENFHRRMIVIEGDTLRKAELAGILAGASARVLSDVIDELIRKRLRDESEDKIEVLYATDALGEETFGRKRYEAFRKHFDVLAGSNVDVKAVTFKHTRDILGRTYDLLVLDMSYDYSPNDLGRIIETVRGGGLIFILANPFEKWKDMWTGFHKSLVTPPYTIDDVKKRFNRRLIRKFTEHDGIYIITENGKARKKPKRSKSQARIKGRKGVPIPEETLFPKELYEMALTKGQVEVIKAFEELVDGGMLVLTADRGRGKSVSVGIASIGLALALKKRTRIVVTAPELENVQALFRFAKRALERLGFKPYVVEEKGLIKELYARKIGLRYYPPAEGHKKSADLYILDEAAGIHVPVLHKYLNKERVVYSSTIHGYEGAGRGFSVKFLKKAREKRSFKELHMDEPIRYAENDPIERWLFDVLLLDAEPVELTEEDYELIKRKEVYLEEPDLDNWFENDREDLRNFVGIYILAHYRNRPSDVALLADAPHHEARVLRLKNGKIVTAIQIAKEGSIPKKVIDKMAKGYKPRGNIIPDMMVKHHYLKEFARLKGYRIVRIATHPDAMDMGLGSKALELLEKEAREKGLDWIGSGFGASEELVRFWVRNGFAVVHLSPARNPVSGEFTAIVLKPISEKAKKLIKKANDEFRIRLTEWLGDTHRELEPEIARWLFETPFGEAVDYPVYLTEIQKKRLDAFTGKVLTYDTVVDAVKPIVKLYFLDGWMKPYLDERQIKLLIYRVLQAHSWEETAKLIDRTETFTMIEVRDIIRGLWYYYKRLL from the coding sequence ATGACCGTCAAGGTCCGCTTCGATAAGGAAGTGAGAGACTACGCTAAAGGCGAGAAGGTTAAGGACTCGATTCTCAAGCTCACCGAGACGGCATTAGCTCAGGCACTCGAAAACTTCCATAGGAGAATGATTGTAATCGAAGGGGACACGCTAAGGAAGGCGGAACTGGCCGGAATTCTTGCAGGGGCCTCTGCTAGAGTTCTGAGCGATGTTATCGATGAGCTGATTAGGAAGCGCCTCAGGGATGAGAGCGAGGATAAAATCGAAGTTCTTTACGCCACAGACGCCCTCGGGGAGGAAACCTTTGGAAGAAAAAGATACGAAGCTTTTAGGAAGCACTTTGACGTTCTAGCTGGTTCAAACGTCGATGTAAAGGCAGTAACCTTCAAGCACACCCGCGACATACTCGGAAGGACATACGACCTTCTCGTCCTTGATATGAGCTACGATTACTCCCCCAACGATTTGGGAAGGATAATCGAGACGGTTCGCGGTGGCGGGCTGATATTCATCCTTGCCAACCCCTTCGAAAAGTGGAAGGACATGTGGACGGGCTTCCACAAGAGCCTAGTTACTCCTCCCTACACGATAGACGATGTGAAGAAGCGCTTCAACAGAAGGCTCATCAGAAAGTTCACGGAGCACGATGGGATTTATATCATAACCGAGAACGGGAAAGCGAGAAAGAAACCAAAGCGCTCGAAGAGTCAGGCAAGGATTAAAGGAAGAAAGGGCGTTCCAATTCCCGAGGAGACGCTCTTCCCGAAGGAGCTCTACGAGATGGCCCTAACCAAGGGGCAGGTTGAAGTGATTAAAGCCTTTGAAGAGCTCGTTGACGGCGGAATGCTCGTTTTAACCGCCGATAGAGGGAGGGGTAAGAGCGTTTCAGTTGGTATAGCGTCTATCGGCCTTGCACTCGCACTCAAGAAAAGGACGAGGATAGTTGTTACTGCTCCAGAGCTTGAGAACGTCCAAGCGTTGTTCCGCTTCGCTAAGAGGGCCCTTGAAAGGCTCGGCTTCAAGCCCTACGTGGTGGAAGAGAAGGGCCTCATAAAGGAACTCTACGCGAGGAAGATAGGCCTACGCTATTATCCGCCAGCTGAAGGGCATAAAAAGAGCGCCGACCTCTACATTCTGGATGAAGCTGCCGGAATCCACGTGCCGGTACTCCACAAGTACCTCAACAAGGAGCGAGTGGTTTACTCGTCAACCATACACGGCTATGAGGGAGCGGGTAGGGGTTTCTCGGTCAAGTTCCTCAAGAAAGCAAGGGAGAAGCGCTCTTTTAAGGAGCTCCACATGGACGAACCGATTCGCTACGCTGAAAACGACCCCATTGAGAGGTGGCTCTTCGACGTTCTGCTCCTCGATGCGGAGCCGGTCGAGCTGACGGAGGAAGATTACGAGCTCATAAAGAGGAAGGAAGTCTACCTTGAGGAGCCTGATTTGGATAACTGGTTCGAAAACGACAGAGAGGATTTGAGAAACTTCGTTGGAATCTACATTCTCGCTCATTACCGCAACAGGCCGAGCGATGTGGCTCTTTTGGCAGACGCTCCGCACCACGAAGCGAGGGTTCTGAGGCTCAAGAATGGCAAGATAGTGACGGCGATACAGATAGCCAAAGAGGGTAGCATTCCGAAAAAGGTAATAGACAAGATGGCCAAGGGTTACAAGCCACGCGGGAACATAATCCCCGACATGATGGTCAAGCACCATTATCTGAAGGAGTTCGCCAGGCTGAAAGGCTACAGGATAGTCAGGATAGCGACTCATCCAGATGCCATGGACATGGGACTCGGAAGCAAGGCTCTTGAGCTCCTTGAAAAAGAAGCCAGAGAGAAAGGTCTCGACTGGATTGGTTCCGGCTTTGGAGCGAGTGAAGAGCTCGTCCGCTTCTGGGTCAGGAACGGCTTTGCCGTGGTTCACCTCAGTCCGGCCAGAAACCCTGTCAGTGGAGAGTTTACCGCTATAGTCCTCAAGCCGATAAGCGAGAAGGCTAAAAAATTAATCAAGAAAGCCAATGACGAGTTCAGGATTAGGCTTACAGAGTGGCTTGGAGATACTCACCGTGAGCTCGAGCCTGAGATAGCGCGCTGGCTCTTCGAGACGCCCTTCGGCGAGGCCGTTGATTACCCGGTTTACCTCACCGAAATTCAGAAGAAGCGCCTTGACGCCTTCACAGGCAAGGTTTTGACCTACGACACGGTGGTAGATGCCGTAAAGCCAATAGTGAAGCTATACTTCCTCGACGGCTGGATGAAGCCTTATCTGGATGAGAGGCAGATAAAGCTCTTAATCTACCGTGTTCTACAGGCCCACAGCTGGGAAGAAACCGCGAAGCTCATAGACAGGACCGAGACCTTCACAATGATTGAGGTGCGCGACATCATAAGGGGCCTCTGGTACTACTACAAGAGGCTCCTCTGA